In the Podospora bellae-mahoneyi strain CBS 112042 chromosome 4, whole genome shotgun sequence genome, one interval contains:
- a CDS encoding hypothetical protein (MEROPS:MER0033274; COG:V; EggNog:ENOG503NVU7) has translation MTTTTLQEETLTAASLAGGDVPPTVSPTQPPTSDPSTYKFLKAMLPHLPLILRTAVLHLLRLSPQSPYLDLKTALIVSVLRAYINPPNPKTISETKHFLNRFPSIKGKIWVATYSIPTPTPETQTAIQSLFASAITALSHDGKTHLPSMPEVRSVEGEWTGYRANATSSSRLPEGLSQGELYSEMMKEATGKSTILYFHGGAYWLMDPATHRPTTKTLAKVTGGRCFSVRYRLAPEDPFPAAVMDGLVAYLGLLYPEEGAFHAAVPAEEIVFAGDSAGGNLCLSLLQLILHLHRSGRKEVLYNGRTVDIPIPAGLALNSPWTDVTHSSPSCVSNAPFDYLPEPSVLHSAESKRPACSIWPSTPKRRHIYVSDELMTHPLVSVVLAKSWEGAPPVYICTGWELLADEDKYLAKKMWEEDGVRVRLEEYEGMPHCFGLIFPGLKEARRCFSGWGGFIKEVVEGSGERGSRFLTVRAGTLEEVERKGEEVSQMRGEVIRKRMEGMLRGGPEAVAKL, from the exons atgaccaccaccacactccaagaagaaaccctcaccgccgcctccctgGCAGGCGGCGATGTCCCCCCCACcgtctccccaacccaaccaccaacctcggACCCATCAACCTACAAATTCCTCAAGGCCAtgctcccccacctccccttgATCCTCCGCACCGccgtcctccacctcctccgcctctccCCCCAGTCCCCCTACCTAGACCTCAAAACCGCCCTCATCGTCAGCGTCCTCCGCGCctacatcaacccccccaacccaaagaCCATCTCCGAAACCAAACACTTCCTCAACCGCTTCCCCAGCATTAAAGGCAAGATCTGGGTCGCCACCTactccatcccaacccccaccccagaAACCCAAACCGCCATCCAATCCCTCTTTGCCagcgccatcaccgccctctcccacGATGGAAAAACTCATCTGCCGTCAATGCCCGAGGTGAGGAGTGTGGAAGGTGAATGGACGGGCTACCGCGCCAACGCCACTTCCTCCAGCCGTCTCCCGGAGGGTTTGTCACAGGGGGAGCTGTACAGCGAAATGATGAAGGAAGCAACCGGCAAGTCAACAATCCTCTACTTCCACGGCGGCGCCTACTGGCTCATGGACCCAGCCACTCACCGCCCCACAACAAAAACACTGGCCAAAGTCACCGGGGGGAGGTGCTTCAGTGTGCGGTACCGTCTCGCGCCAGAGGACCCGTttccggcggcggtgatggacGGGTTAGTGGCTTACCTGGGGCTTTTATACCCGGAAGAGGGGGCTTTTCACGCTGCTGTTCCGGCGGAGGAGATTGTTTTTGCGGGtgatag TGCTGGTGGCAATCTCTGCTTGTCGCTGTTgcagctcatcctccaccttcacAGATCAGGCCGGAAGGAAGTGCTGTACAACGGCAGAACAGTCGACATCCCAATCCCGGCAGGCCTGGCGTTGAACTCCCCCTGGACGGACgtcacccactcctccccgtcttgTGTGTCAAACGCACCGTTTGATTACCTACCCGAACCATCTGTTCTCCACTCTGCAGAATCCAAACGCCCTGCTTGCTCCATCTGGCCTTCTACCCCCAAACGTCGCCACATTTATGTCTCTGACGAATTGATGACCCACCCGCTGGTGTCGGTGGTTCTGGCAAAGAGCTGGGAGGGAGCGCCGCCGGTTTACATCTGTACAGGCTGGGAGCTGCTCGCGGATGAGGATAAGTATCTCGCGAAAAAGATGTGGGAAGAGGACGGGGTGAGGGTTAGGTTGGAGGAGTACGAGGGCATGCCCCACTGTTTTGGGTTGATTTTCCCGGGCttgaaggaggcgaggaggtgtttttcggggtggggggggtttattaaggaggttgttgagggaagtggggagagggggagtaGGTTTTTGACTGTTAGGGCGGGGActctggaggaggtggagaggaagggggaggaggttagtcagatgaggggggaggtgatcaggaagaggatggaggggatgttgaggggAGGGCCGGAGGCGGTTGCGAAGTTGTGA
- a CDS encoding hypothetical protein (EggNog:ENOG503NV7Z; COG:C), whose translation MDKHLKTLHSLSKTLTTLHQTRTPYRINHGSTNSTRPRPSSGTATVDISSLNNVLSVNKATKTALVEPNVPMDKLVEATLPHGLIPPVVMEFPGITAGGGFAGTAGESSSFKHGFFDDTVRQVEMVLGDGKIVRFGPDDEEKGDLFRAAAGAVGTLGVTTCLEIRLMDAKKYVKTRYHRARSVAEAVEVIRREVRNDDNDYVDGILFSRDHGVVVTGELTDVKPRAAEPRTFSRAWDEWFYLHAQNQQQSEEYIPLAEYLFRYDRGGFWVGAAAFEYFKFVPFTRFFRWFLDDFLHTRMMYRALHGSGESARFVVQDVAMPFETTEAFVDYTAESLNIWPLWLCPLRRRAPPTFHPFTTVPEGVVREEEDMMLNVGVWGWGPDEPARFVEKNRELEAKVRELGGMKWLYAHTYYAPDEFWDMYNGRGWYDELREKYNAGHLPSVWDKVHVDPEAAGNKKRHWLKRQVPLGGFYGIWKSIQSKDYFLHRNAAWKWKGEE comes from the coding sequence ATGGACAAGCACCTCAAaaccctccactccctctccaaaaccctcaccaccctccaccaaacccgcACCCCCTACCGCATCAACCACGGCTCAACAAACTCCACCCGCCCACGCCCTTCCTCCGGCACAGCAACAGTCGACATTTCCAGCCTGAACAACGTCTTATCCGTCAACAAAGCAACCAAAACCGCCCTCGTGGAACCAAACGTCCCAATGGACAAGCTGGTCGAAGCTACCCTTCCCCACGGCCTGATCCCCCCGGTAGTGATGGAGTTCCCAGGCATcaccgccggcggcggaTTCGCGGGCACAGCAGGGGAATCCTCCAGCTTCAAGCACGGCTTCTTCGACGACACAGTCAGACAAGTGGAGATGGTTCTCGGAGACGGGAAGATCGTACGGTTCGGACCTGACgacgaagaaaaaggggACTTGTTCCGCGCAGCGGCCGGTGCGGTGGGCACGCTGGGGGTCACGACGTGTCTGGAGATTCGGCTGATGGACGCGAAAAAGTATGTCAAGACGAGATACCACCGTGCCAGGAGCGTGGCCGAGGCGGTCGAGGTGATCAGGCGGGAGGTCAggaacgacgacaacgattACGTGGACGGCATCCTCTTCAGCAGGGACCACGGCGTGGTCGTCACGGGCGAGCTCACCGATGTCAAGCCCCGGGCGGCAGAACCACGGACGTTTTCCCGCGCGTGGGACGAGTGGTTTTACCTCCACGCTCAGAACCAACAACAGTCCGAGGAGTACATCCCCCTGGCGGAATACCTCTTCCGGTACGACCGCGGCGGCTTCTGGGTCGGCGCCGCGGCCTTTGAGTACTTCAAATTCGTCCCCTTTACCAGGTTCTTCCGCTGGTTTCTGGATGACTTTTTGCACACCAGGATGATGTACCGCGCGTTGCACGGGTCGGGCGAGAGCGCGAGGTTTGTTGTGCAGGATGTCGCCATGCCGTTCGAGACCACCGAGGCGTTTGTGGATTACACCGCCGAGTCGCTGAACATCTGGCCTCTTTGGCTGTGTCCGCTCAGGCGGAGGGCTCCGCCGACGTTTCACCCTTTTACCACTGTTCCGGAGGGGGTCGtcagggaagaagaagacatgATGCTCAATGTGGGcgtttggggatgggggccGGACGAACCGGCAAGGTTTGTCGAAAAGAACAGGGAGTTGGAGGCAAAAGTCAGGGAGCTGGGGGGCATGAAGTGGCTGTATGCGCACACGTATTACGCCCCGGACGAGTTTTGGGACATGTACAACGGCAGGGGGTGGTATGACGAGCTGAGGGAAAAGTACAACGCCGGCCACCTGCCGAGCGTCTGGGACAAGGTCCACGTTGACCCCGAGGCGGCCGGGAACAAGAAGAGGCACTGGCTCAAGAGGCAGGTGCCGCTGGGGGGGTTTTATGGTATTTGGAAGAGTATTCAGAGCAAGGATTATTTCCTGCATCGGAATGCGGCctggaagtggaagggggaggagtga
- the VCX1 gene encoding Vacuolar calcium ion transporter (COG:P; EggNog:ENOG503NU56) has protein sequence MGKGLINYLSSLTVHVQTRQILRRVTTGKAPHETGSPSMDDEESPLLGHRIANGGSEANFWKHLLLDRTSSPGTKSPNALVRLPAHFFNVFKITLLSSWINVLLVFVPFGLIAGTYEWNPTLVFTLNFFAIIPLAAILSFATEEIAARLGETLGGLVNATLGNAVELIVSIVALRANQVEIVQASMLGSILSNLLLVLGMCFFLGGLTNMRDADGNAIEQSFSAGTAQTTCSLMTLASATMILPAALYGVLDSGSDKEEVALLLSRCSSVVLLFLYVMYLIFSLRSHKRLFESEAGPNAGEEEEHDPLLGPWSAGIVLLLTTLVISFCADHMVNSIDAVAESGALNKTFIGLILIPIVGNAAEHVTACVVAVKNKMDLAMGVAIGSSIQISLLVTPSLVLLGWAIGVPMTLRFETFQTVAFAVSVLVVTYTVQDGKSNYLEGAMLLGLYMIIALAFWASG, from the exons atgggcaAGGGCTTGATCAATTACTTATCAAGCTTGACAGTTCACGTTCAAACCCGCCAGATCTTGCGCCGAGTAACCACCGGCAAAGCACCTCACGAAACAGGCTCGCCCAGcatggatgacgaggagagcCCCCTCTTGGGCCATAGGATCGCTAATGGCGGCTCCGAAGCCAACTTTTGGaaacaccttcttcttgatcgcACCAGCAGCCCTGGAACCAAGAGTCCCAACGCTCTGGTCCGGCTGCCGGCGCATTTCTTCAATGTCTTCAAGATCACATTGCTCAGCT CTTGGATAAACGTTCTCCTTGTTTTTGTTCCCTTTGGGCTCATCGCCGGCACGTACGAGTGGAACCCAACATTGGTTTTCACCCTCAACTTCTtcgccatcatccccctcgccgccatcctctcctttGCGACGGAGGAGATTGCTGCTCGGCTTGGCGAGACTCTCGGTGGCTTGGTCAACGCCACGTTGGGCAATGCCGTCGAACTTATT GTCAGTATCGTGGCCTTGAGGGCCAACCAGGTGGAAATCGTCCAGGCCTCCATGCTGGGCTCAATCCTCTCGAACCTTTTGCTTGTCCTGGGCATgtgcttcttcctcggtgGCCTCACCAACATGCGCGACGCCGACGGAAACGCGATTGAGCAGAGCTTCTCTGCGGGCACGGCCCAGACGACATGCTCTCTCATGACGCTTGCATCGGCAACCATGATTCTGCCGGCCGCTCTGTACGGCGTCCTGGACAGCGGCTcggacaaggaggaggtggcccTGCTTCTTTCTCGCTGCTCGTCGGTCGTTTTGCTCTTTCTCTACGTCATGTACCTGATCTTCTCTCTCCGTTCACATAAGCGCCTGTTCGAGTCCGAGGCTGGACCCAacgctggagaggaggaggagcacgACCCGCTCCTTGGCCCCTGGTCGGCTGGTATCGTGCTGTTGCTCACCACCCTGGTCATCAGCTTTTGCGCCGACCACATGGTCAACAGCATCGACGCCGTGGCTGAAAGTGGTGCCCTCAACAAGACGTTTATCGGCTTGATTCTCATCCCGATTGTCGGCAACGCGGCGGAGCATGTTACTGCCTGTGTGGTGGCTGTGAAGAACAAGATGGATCTGGCCATGGGTGTTGCGATTGGGTCTAGCATCCAGATTTCGCTGCTGGTGACTCCGTCGTTGGTTCTGCTTGGCTGGGCGATAGGTGTGCCCATGACACTCAGATTCGAGACATTCCAGACGGTGGCTTTTGCTGTGTCGGTGCTCGTGGTGACATACACAGTGCAGGACGGCAAGTCAAACTACCTGGAGGGAGCCATGTTGCTGGGGCTTTACATGATTATTGCCTTGGCTTTCTGGGCGAGTGGGTAA
- a CDS encoding hypothetical protein (EggNog:ENOG503PEUZ): MTDVVSAPQEEDEPRPPLPRKVSSLRTRPAARRVPTANRVTIAIPKPSPISDVTSARSASGAGIQSPELNVTSTPWSKKLILTLDGGGIKGYSSLIVLQALMQEIARVEQDLDPRASSSAQTERIPRDQIPEDVFREDQYLPCHYFDYIAGTSIGGLIAIMLGMLGKSVDECISEFHRQNKNIPLTTDLAGGATIDFPLLYRRSTWPTKRTRAFFDTFAKFSVSSTTRNKAAVAATLPTPVSSRSSTHSNESTGFRKDAFQCQTLAWCTEVERHQPRRPYAFCTYKEEEEDDAGSLVSIPEVAKAITAPSSYSFKPFKLGSGSFVDGSKQIRDPTLEVLKEISSLLDDGEPSIDLLLSLGTDEHQAWFYEKFRAFTSSASTPLSANSTASRESLLDQERGKKYKTYYRFEAPDVKLGMRKKYYLSEIEEATREWLSSKEQKEQIARYAQWLVQRRRERARTTRWEGFALGVRYVCHHGDCKMPERVWESRGDYYDHLERRHGVGRLRAEEREGELDKGRRFGVGDGL; this comes from the coding sequence ATGACAGACGTCGTCAGCGCTCctcaagaggaagacgagcCACGTCCTCCGTTACCAAGAAAGGTGTCGTCGCTCCGAACCAGGCCGGCCGCACGTCGAGTCCCCACCGCGAACCGCGTCACGATAGCCATCCCGAAACCTTCCCCCATCAGCGATGTCACCAGCGCCCGCTCCGCTTCTGGGGCCGGTATCCAGTCGCCCGAACTTAATGTCACATCCACGCCATGGTCCAAAAAGCTTATTCTGaccctcgacggcggcggcatcaaGGGGTACTCGTCTCTGATAGTTCTGCAGGCGCTGATGCAGGAGATTGCGCGGGTTGAGCAAGACCTTGACCCGCGCGCCTCATCGAGCGCCCAGACTGAGCGGATACCCCGCGATCAAATCCCCGAAGACGTCTTCAGGGAAGATCAATATCTACCGTGCCACTATTTTGACTACATCGCGGGTACCAGTATCGGAGGTTTGATCGCCATCATGCTGGGAATGCTTGGGAAGAGCGTCGATGAATGCATCAGTGAATTCCACCGCCAGAACAAGAACATACCTCTAACCACGGACCTTGCCGGCGGTGCCACGATCGATTTTCCACTGCTTTATCGCCGGAGCACCTGGCCGACCAAGCGCACCCGCGCCTTTTTCGATACGTTTGCCAAGTTCAGCGTCAGCTCTACAACCAGGAACAAGGCCGCCGTCGCTGCCACTCTCCCAACACCGGTCTCTTCGAGATCATCCACCCACTCGAATGAGTCGACCGGCTTCCGGAAGGATGCCTTTCAATGTCAGACCCTGGCGTGGTGTACCGAAGTCGAGCGTCACCAACCGCGCCGTCCATACGCTTTCTGCACGTacaaagaagaggaggaagatgacgccGGCAGTCTGGTCTCGATTCCCGAAGTCGCAAAGGCCATAACGGCGCCGTCGTCGTATTCCTTCAAGCCGTTCAAGCTAGGCTCGGGGTCGTTTGTGGACGGCAGCAAGCAGATTCGCGACCCTACTCTTGAAGTGCTGAAGGAAATCTCATCGCTGCTCGACGACGGCGAGCCCTCTATTGATTTGCTGCTGAGCCTGGGGACGGACGAGCACCAAGCCTGGTTTTATGAGAAGTTTCGGGCTTTTACCTCGTCTGCGTCTACGCCTCTTTCTGCGAACTCCACCGCTTCGAGGGAGAGTCTTTTGGATcaggaaagggggaaaaagTACAAGACTTATTACCGGTTTGAGGCGCCTGATGTCAAGctggggatgaggaagaagtaCTACTTGAgcgagattgaggaggccACGCGGGAGTGGTTGAGTTCCAAGGAGCAAAAGGAGCAGATTGCGAGGTATGCCCAGTGGCTGGTTcaaagaaggagggagagggcgaggacgacgaggtggGAGGGTTTTGCGCTGGGGGTGAGATATGTCTGTCATCATGGGGACTGCAAGATGCCGGAGAGGGTGTGGGAGTCGAGGGGGGATTATTATGATCATTTGGAACGGAGGcatggggttgggaggttgagggcggaggagagagagggggagttggataaggggaggaggtttggtgttggggatggacTTTGA
- a CDS encoding hypothetical protein (EggNog:ENOG503PCPX; COG:S): MPSFDLSKPFYFCWRLFYFPKASLLFPKAYLAWKALSTATMEVAGGIISLTWDVFDSTIRVFRFLTAMVEMPRDCEKYRLQLVIEYNRVLAWGKAAGLIDVPEGSTLGTVLGAEGIELAAVLARIQWLLSEFRDYNARYGNELNPYVYDEDGKRIAKEIRGLERDEEKRASIDETDTTSAADADIVKDVSALAVSYEKEKKERRHLKGTNHIRGFLSKAGYHTKDMLTHPGRVRWLVMDGEEFKKLLEDLHFLTERLHELIRDHRDKRIDDITAKTYREMILTRNDIQDLRDMFDAVSGLVATSSRNHATAAAPNHNDKTLQDLVQLKKLSRTSDAILSQLHDDNQPLKFSSLSDIITITVPEYTPAALDTSFGWNEDETAHPEYLPRPRGILTTPHGDIPVWIEWKSIGAFKPNSLQDKQSALRTVALAEMLHLPKPGSLPTCVGYFDDRAYNDTERYAWIFKFPEGSDYDTRIVSLYSLLGNRTYRPSLSQRVVLAEKLCSTVLTIHAVNWLHKGIFSENVLFCLDDGRVAYDPTSPILSGFEFSRPDGTATTARDTDIVWDLYRWPGIQRQRPTERNSKKTYDLYSLGLVLLEVAHWEKLHVLMGLGKGRKAKVVEGEEEKGYPSVSLEESKNVRDWLLGVREEGAPFEINPLAELGGLVGERYARVVERCLWAHGERGFGVADGLLGVDGDLVLQEAFTERVVEELRGIRL; this comes from the exons ATGCCTTCCTTTGATCTTTCAAAGCCTTTTTACTTTTGCTGGAGGCTTTTTTACTTTCCAAAGGCCTCCTTGCTCTTTCCAAAGGCCTACCTTGCTTGGAAGGCATTGTCAACTGCAACCATGGAAGTCGCAGGGGGgatcatctccctcacctggGACGTCTTCGACAGCACCATCAGAG TATTCCGGTTCCTCACGGCCATGGTTGAGATGCCAAGAGACTGCGAGAAATACAGGCTGCAGTTGGTCATCGAATACAACCGCGTCCTGGCCTGGGGTAAGGCGGCCGGCCTCATCGATGTGCCTGAAGGCTCGACTCTGGGTACCGTACTGGGAGCCGAAGGTATCGAGCTTGCAGCTGTACTCGCCCGTATACAGTGGCTGCTCTCTGAGTTCCGCGACTACAATGCCCGGTACGGCAATGAGCTCAACCCATACGTCTatgacgaggatggcaaGCGAATAGCAAAAGAAATCAGGGGCTTGGAGCGAGACGAGGAGAAGCGAGCGTCTATTGACGAAACGGATACAACCTCGGCCGCAGATGCTGACATTGTGAAGGATGTCTCGGCTTTGGCGGTGTCATatgaaaaagagaagaaggagcgcAGGCACCTCAAGGGAACCAACCATATCAGAGGCTTCCTCTCCAAGGCGGGTTACCACACCAAAGACATGCTCACACACCCCGGCCGAGTGCGGTGGCTCGTCATGGACGGCGAGGAGTTCAAAAAGCTCCTCGAAGACCTCCACTTCCTGACCGAGCGTCTCCATGAGCTCATAAGAGACCACCGTGACAAGCGCATCGACGACATCACCGCAAAGACCTACCGGGAGATGATCCTTACCCGCAACGACATCCAAGACCTCCGTGACATGTTTGACGCCGTCTCCGGCCTTGTtgccacctcctcccgcaaccatgccaccgctgccgccccAAACCACAACGACAAAACCCTGCAAGACCTTGTCCAACTTAAAAAGCTCTCCCGCACTTCAgacgccatcctctcccagctccacgacgacaaccaacccctcaagttctcctccctctccgacaTCATCACAATCACGGTTCCCGAGtacacccccgccgccctcgacACCTCCTTCGGCTGGAACGAAGACGAAACCGCCCACCCCGAATACCTCCCCCGGCCCCGCggcatcctcaccaccccccacgGCGACATTCCAGTGTGGATAGAGTGGAAATCGATTGGGGCCTTCAAACCCAATTCCCTCCAAGACAAGCAATCCGCCCTTCGCACCGTCGCCCTGGCCGAGAtgcttcacctccccaaGCCCGGCTCGCTACCCACCTGCGTCGGGTACTTTGACGACAGGGCTTACAACGACACGGAGCGGTACGCCTGGATATTCAAATTCCCCGAGGGCTCTGACTACGACACCCGGATTGTATCACTTTATtccctcctcggcaacaGGACCTACCGCCCGTCTCTGTCACAGCGGGTGGTCCTGGCTGAAAAACTTTGTTCTACCGTCCTCACCATACATGCGGTCAACTGGTTGCACAAGGGGATATTCTCGGAAAATGTGCTTTTCTGCCTTGATGACGGGCGGGTGGCGTACGACCCTACCTCGCCCATCCTCTCGGGATTTGAGTTTTCTCGTCCCGATGGGACGGCTACGACGGCGAGGGATACGGATATAGTGTGGGATTTGTATCGGTGGCCGGGGATacagcggcagcggcctACGGAGAGGAATTCGAAAAAGACATATGATCTTTATTCtctggggttggtgttgttggaggtggcgCACTGGGAGAAACTCCATGTTCttatggggttggggaaggggaggaaagCCAAGGtggtcgagggcgaggaagaaaaggggtatCCCAGTGTTAGTTTGGAGGAGAGCAAAAACGTGAGGGATTGGCTTTTGGGTGTCAGGGAAGAGGGGGCGCCGTTTGAGATCAACCCTCTGGcggagttgggggggttggtagGGGAGAGGTAcgcgagggtggtggagaggtgcTTGTGGGCTcatggggagagggggtttggtgtgGCGGATGGGCtgttgggtgttgatggggatTTGGTGCTGCAGGAGGCGTTTAccgagagggtggtggaggagttgagggggaTTAGGCtttga